One part of the Phycisphaeraceae bacterium genome encodes these proteins:
- a CDS encoding oligosaccharide flippase family protein, with product MSSRSKILKGAAVLSIGQIGAQAASFARNLIVARLLTKGDYGIAATFALTMSAAELMSDMAVDRLLVQDRDGNDPDMQATAQFIQFVRGLCSGMVLFVVAGFIAQLFQQPQTTWAYRWLALVPVMRGLMHLDFRRVQREMRYWPSVVTDTLPQILTALAAWPIVKITGSYAAMIWLILGQTASMLVLSHVLAKRRFSLGWTRQYGMRAIRFGWPLMLNGILLFAALQGDKVIVGANYSEEELADYYIAFTVALLPSLVLTKVLGSALLPWLSQAQSDVTLLRSRSALAMQSVSAVSLGVTCILVLAGSSLITICYGTKYANAGVYTAIFGAMTGIRLMRGSPTLVALATAKTMIPLYTNIARSLALIPVAYFALKHADLRWLAWAGLGGEAVSFLLCSLLCSHQCNVPRRTFLAPFALVTATCLCAYAASRTVLSQSLSHSDLLTMLVQIAAVTLASFGCTLAFAALFPQIRSHLGSVYSSLRHRMRIGHTVSRS from the coding sequence ATGAGTTCGCGATCGAAGATTCTGAAGGGTGCTGCAGTGCTGTCCATCGGGCAGATCGGGGCACAGGCTGCATCCTTTGCACGCAATCTGATTGTCGCTCGCCTGCTGACAAAGGGTGACTACGGCATCGCTGCGACATTTGCACTCACCATGTCTGCAGCAGAGTTGATGAGTGACATGGCTGTTGATCGGTTGCTGGTCCAGGATCGGGACGGGAACGATCCGGATATGCAAGCCACAGCTCAGTTCATCCAGTTTGTACGCGGGTTGTGTAGCGGCATGGTGCTATTTGTCGTTGCAGGATTCATTGCACAACTCTTTCAACAGCCCCAGACAACGTGGGCGTATCGGTGGCTTGCACTTGTTCCGGTTATGCGTGGATTGATGCATCTCGATTTTCGACGAGTACAGCGGGAGATGCGATACTGGCCATCGGTTGTTACCGACACACTTCCACAGATACTCACAGCACTTGCTGCGTGGCCGATAGTGAAGATCACCGGAAGCTACGCGGCGATGATCTGGCTGATTCTTGGGCAGACCGCTTCCATGCTCGTGCTCAGCCATGTCCTTGCGAAGAGACGGTTCTCACTCGGATGGACAAGGCAATATGGCATGCGAGCAATCCGCTTTGGATGGCCGTTGATGCTCAATGGCATCCTGCTCTTTGCAGCATTGCAGGGGGACAAGGTTATCGTCGGAGCAAACTACAGCGAAGAAGAACTTGCGGATTACTACATTGCGTTCACTGTTGCATTGCTTCCATCACTTGTGTTAACGAAGGTACTCGGGTCAGCTCTACTCCCATGGCTGTCGCAGGCACAGTCTGATGTGACACTGCTTCGGTCGCGGAGCGCTCTTGCCATGCAGTCTGTGTCAGCAGTTTCCCTCGGCGTCACCTGCATTCTCGTGCTTGCCGGAAGTTCTCTTATCACCATCTGCTATGGCACAAAGTACGCGAACGCGGGGGTGTACACAGCAATCTTTGGAGCCATGACAGGCATCAGACTCATGCGGGGATCACCAACGCTTGTCGCACTGGCAACCGCAAAGACAATGATCCCTCTTTATACAAACATCGCACGATCGCTTGCCCTGATTCCAGTTGCATACTTTGCTCTCAAGCATGCGGACCTTCGCTGGCTTGCTTGGGCTGGGCTTGGTGGCGAAGCAGTTTCATTTTTATTGTGCAGTCTGCTTTGCTCGCATCAATGCAACGTTCCGCGAAGAACATTTCTCGCTCCTTTCGCACTTGTAACCGCCACTTGTCTGTGCGCATATGCAGCATCTCGAACTGTGCTTTCACAAAGCCTGTCTCACTCAGACCTGCTTACCATGCTTGTTCAGATCGCTGCTGTTACATTGGCGTCATTTGGATGTACACTGGCGTTCGCCGCACTGTTTCCGCAGATTCGCTCGCATCTCGGATCAGTTTATAGCTCTCTTCGTCATCGAATGCGAATAGGCCATACGGTATCTCGATCATGA
- a CDS encoding glycosyltransferase family 2 protein, translated as MVDKISINKDRPCLENTSTVSIIIVSYNTRDLTLECIQSVIDETTLPYELIVLDNNSSDGSADAIASRFPDVQLIRSTENHGFAGGNNRAAAHATADLILLLNPDTIVLDNAIDRLVAFSREHPHEQIWGGRTVFADKSLNPTSCWRKMTVWSLLTQASGFSSIFKGSGFFNSEAYGGWKRNSTRRVDIVTGCFLLVTSSLWKQLGGLDEAFFMYGEEADLCLRASKFDAHPIVCPDATIVHYGGASEPVRADKVVRLLKAKTHLLHRHMPPTTRWLSKKLLMLWPFSRHLVEKARSLSGRPNASKSWAEVWKRRSEWAHVDRAWK; from the coding sequence ATGGTAGACAAAATCTCAATAAATAAAGATAGACCGTGTCTTGAAAATACCTCTACGGTCTCGATCATCATTGTGAGCTACAACACAAGAGATCTCACATTAGAGTGCATCCAGTCTGTCATTGATGAAACCACACTACCATACGAACTCATTGTGCTCGACAATAACTCATCAGATGGTTCGGCAGATGCAATCGCTTCAAGATTTCCAGATGTGCAACTTATCCGCTCGACCGAGAACCATGGATTTGCGGGTGGCAACAATCGAGCGGCAGCGCACGCAACCGCAGACCTCATCCTGCTGCTCAACCCGGATACTATTGTTCTGGATAACGCTATCGATCGGCTTGTCGCGTTTTCGCGTGAACACCCTCACGAGCAGATATGGGGAGGACGCACCGTCTTTGCAGACAAGTCACTGAACCCGACGTCATGCTGGCGCAAGATGACTGTGTGGAGTTTGCTGACGCAGGCCTCCGGTTTCAGTTCGATCTTTAAGGGTTCCGGTTTCTTTAACTCAGAGGCATACGGCGGGTGGAAGAGAAACAGCACTCGGCGGGTCGATATCGTCACAGGATGTTTTTTACTGGTGACATCGTCTCTCTGGAAGCAGCTTGGTGGACTTGACGAAGCATTCTTCATGTACGGTGAGGAAGCAGACCTCTGCCTTCGAGCAAGCAAGTTTGATGCCCATCCGATTGTCTGTCCTGATGCAACAATCGTGCATTATGGCGGCGCATCAGAGCCTGTCCGAGCAGACAAGGTAGTCAGGCTTTTGAAAGCAAAGACGCACCTTCTGCACCGCCACATGCCTCCCACCACCCGATGGCTCAGTAAAAAGTTACTGATGCTGTGGCCATTCTCAAGACATCTTGTCGAAAAAGCACGCTCTCTGTCTGGCAGACCAAACGCCTCAAAGTCGTGGGCGGAGGTCTGGAAGCGGCGCAGCGAATGGGCACACGTCGATAGAGCATGGAAGTGA
- a CDS encoding polysaccharide pyruvyl transferase family protein: MTASAQQHLALFGGGFDTSNLGVSALTVSVIEALQQRLYGYCTTVYDHTHGIRHLDALSMESNRVDACGARWSKAFYRSDSLSNIRFCVRHAPWLTRPAKRVRHAVAVLDISGGDSFTDLYGIWRYGYVIAPKLIAIENKLPLVLLPQTYGPFQDHGAKAQAEHIVKNATIAIARDERSYDVLKDLLGSAFDPHRHLVGVDVAFLLQPKPPKTPLPSRIHNWLTSDAAERAQSVVGFNVSGLIYNDPERAASRYKFVANYADAVMAFLAKLMSHSECNLLLVPHVITPQGHFESDPHACDQIEQQLVAQLGSDAANRVAVVPPHYDQNEMKWIISRCDWFCGTRMHSTIAGLSTGVSTAAISYSPKTLGVFETCGVGAAVVDPTTLGTPELVDALWNVWLERESSKQSLHQHLPKVIATANEQMDLVASVCRDGSAQ, encoded by the coding sequence ATGACAGCATCAGCACAACAACATCTTGCGCTATTCGGTGGCGGCTTTGACACCAGCAATCTCGGTGTTTCTGCGCTCACTGTTTCGGTTATCGAAGCGTTGCAGCAGCGATTGTACGGATACTGCACGACAGTATATGACCATACACATGGCATCAGGCATCTTGATGCGTTATCAATGGAGTCAAACCGCGTTGATGCATGCGGCGCACGCTGGTCAAAGGCATTCTACCGCAGCGATTCACTCTCCAACATCCGGTTCTGTGTCCGGCACGCACCGTGGCTGACAAGACCGGCGAAGCGAGTACGGCATGCTGTTGCAGTACTGGATATTTCAGGTGGAGACAGTTTCACTGACCTCTATGGAATCTGGCGATATGGTTATGTCATCGCACCCAAACTGATCGCGATTGAAAACAAACTCCCTCTGGTATTGCTCCCACAAACCTATGGCCCCTTTCAAGATCATGGTGCAAAGGCGCAGGCAGAACATATTGTCAAAAACGCAACCATCGCTATTGCTCGCGATGAGCGGTCGTACGATGTGCTCAAAGATCTGCTTGGCTCAGCCTTCGATCCTCACAGGCACTTGGTTGGTGTCGACGTTGCATTTCTATTGCAACCCAAGCCTCCAAAGACACCGCTGCCATCGCGCATTCACAACTGGCTGACATCTGATGCTGCCGAAAGAGCACAAAGTGTCGTTGGGTTTAATGTCAGCGGTCTGATTTATAATGATCCAGAGAGGGCAGCGTCGCGGTATAAGTTTGTTGCAAACTATGCGGACGCAGTGATGGCATTTCTCGCAAAGTTGATGTCACACTCGGAGTGCAACCTGCTCCTTGTGCCACACGTCATCACGCCACAGGGACACTTTGAATCCGACCCTCACGCCTGCGATCAGATAGAACAACAGCTTGTCGCCCAACTCGGCAGTGATGCTGCCAACCGAGTTGCTGTCGTCCCGCCCCACTATGACCAGAACGAGATGAAGTGGATCATCTCTCGGTGCGATTGGTTCTGTGGTACTCGAATGCACTCGACCATTGCGGGGCTCAGCACAGGTGTTTCAACGGCTGCTATTTCCTACAGCCCAAAGACACTTGGAGTGTTTGAAACGTGCGGTGTCGGTGCAGCAGTTGTAGATCCAACAACACTCGGCACGCCAGAACTGGTCGATGCACTGTGGAATGTCTGGCTTGAGCGTGAATCAAGTAAGCAATCGTTACATCAGCATCTCCCAAAGGTTATTGCAACAGCCAACGAACAAATGGATCTTGTTGCATCTGTATGCAGAGATGGTTCGGCACAATAG
- a CDS encoding CatB-related O-acetyltransferase: MCSRTRAKAMRLAYRFEAGQFFSQTARQIMMQYTGVSIEAYSYGDCFVPGAFPTGSMIGRYVSIAGGVRVFSRNHPMDRLSMHPFFYNRNLGFVSQDTIQSGHVRIDHDAWIGHNVILTPGCTRIGIGSVVGAGSVVTRDVPDFAVVAGNPAKLLRYRFDTGAQRAILRSEWWTKSIEEVASHMKWMTESLPSPVSQHPLLSHNDVTATTAEYRRA; encoded by the coding sequence ATGTGCAGTCGAACTCGCGCCAAAGCGATGCGGCTTGCGTACAGATTTGAGGCGGGGCAGTTCTTTTCGCAGACTGCTCGACAGATCATGATGCAATATACCGGTGTTAGTATCGAAGCATACAGCTACGGAGACTGCTTTGTGCCCGGTGCATTTCCAACCGGAAGCATGATTGGTCGGTACGTGTCCATCGCAGGAGGTGTGCGCGTTTTCAGCAGGAACCATCCAATGGATCGGCTGTCGATGCATCCCTTTTTCTACAACCGAAATCTGGGATTTGTTTCTCAGGACACAATCCAGTCAGGACATGTCAGAATTGATCACGATGCGTGGATCGGACACAACGTCATTCTCACACCCGGATGCACACGAATCGGCATTGGCTCAGTTGTTGGCGCAGGATCGGTTGTCACGCGTGATGTCCCTGACTTTGCCGTTGTAGCTGGAAATCCTGCGAAGTTACTTCGTTACCGATTTGATACGGGAGCACAGCGCGCCATTCTCCGCAGTGAATGGTGGACAAAGTCAATAGAAGAAGTGGCGTCTCACATGAAATGGATGACCGAATCGCTTCCCAGTCCGGTGTCACAACATCCACTGCTTTCGCACAATGATGTTACAGCAACAACTGCAGAGTATCGCCGAGCATGA
- a CDS encoding Coenzyme F420 hydrogenase/dehydrogenase, beta subunit C-terminal domain: protein MADVPSLGRRPLRQQSSEAEKAEALEVCPGYKLKHTFEKSNPIYDTSLVDAWGPVIKVWEGYAADSEVRNAGSSGGVATALALYCIEQVGMHGVLHTKADDQTPYLNTTTLSTTRDMLLKTTGSRYAPASPCDGLAQIEHATGPCVFIGKPCDVAATNETRKLRPALDANLALTIAFFCAGTPSTQGTTDLLRKAGVSNLKSITGLRYRGNGWPGRWVVDFTDESGQAQSRSMSYTDSWDFLQRYRQWRCYICPDHTGEFADIAVGDPWHREPTRDEPGRSLILARTQRGLDVLLAAANAGYIVLEREDNTLLPKSQPNILVTRANNWGRLLALRVWGAPVPKYTGFPMFKFWITKLSFKQRIQSIVGTVRRIKSKGLKHPVELSSPSMTTQNSSQTH, encoded by the coding sequence ATGGCTGACGTTCCTTCGCTTGGACGCAGACCGTTGCGCCAGCAAAGCTCAGAGGCTGAAAAAGCAGAAGCACTTGAAGTCTGTCCAGGCTACAAACTCAAACACACCTTCGAAAAAAGTAACCCCATTTACGATACTTCGCTCGTCGATGCGTGGGGCCCAGTCATCAAAGTGTGGGAAGGTTACGCCGCTGATAGCGAAGTACGCAATGCAGGCTCAAGTGGAGGCGTTGCCACGGCACTCGCTCTCTACTGTATTGAACAAGTTGGAATGCACGGCGTGTTACACACCAAGGCCGACGACCAGACACCGTATCTCAACACCACAACACTCAGCACAACGCGCGACATGCTGTTGAAAACAACCGGATCGCGTTATGCGCCAGCAAGCCCGTGTGATGGGCTTGCGCAGATTGAGCATGCAACCGGGCCGTGTGTTTTCATCGGAAAACCATGCGATGTAGCCGCAACAAACGAAACCAGAAAACTCCGTCCTGCTCTTGATGCTAATCTGGCACTGACCATTGCCTTCTTCTGCGCTGGCACACCTTCGACCCAAGGAACAACTGATCTACTCAGGAAAGCTGGCGTATCAAATCTGAAATCCATCACAGGGCTCAGATATCGTGGAAACGGCTGGCCGGGTCGCTGGGTAGTGGACTTTACCGATGAGAGTGGGCAGGCTCAGTCACGTTCTATGTCGTACACGGATTCGTGGGATTTTCTACAGCGATATCGGCAGTGGAGATGCTACATCTGCCCAGATCATACAGGAGAGTTCGCCGACATCGCAGTCGGAGATCCGTGGCATCGTGAACCAACACGAGATGAACCAGGTCGCTCACTCATTCTTGCGCGAACACAACGCGGATTGGATGTGCTACTCGCAGCTGCAAACGCGGGGTACATTGTACTTGAACGAGAAGACAATACGTTGCTCCCAAAGTCACAACCAAACATTCTCGTTACGCGAGCAAACAACTGGGGTCGCCTCCTCGCCCTGAGGGTATGGGGTGCTCCCGTTCCAAAGTACACGGGATTTCCCATGTTCAAGTTCTGGATAACAAAGCTGTCGTTCAAACAGCGGATCCAATCGATTGTTGGCACTGTTCGACGAATCAAATCAAAGGGACTAAAACATCCAGTTGAACTCTCGTCGCCCAGCATGACAACACAGAACAGTTCTCAAACACACTAA